Below is a genomic region from Methanobrevibacter sp..
AATATAATATTATGGTATGAAATCTTTAGTAGTTTATTATTCAAGAAGCAATATTACAAAAAAACTGGCTGAAAATATCGCAGATAAAATAAATGCGGACATTGAAGAAATCATACCAAAAGTTAACTATCAGGGAAAAATCGGCTACGCTCGTGGCGGCAAGGATGCCATGAGAGAGAAAATCATAGACTTGGAAAACTTGAAATACGACCCGAAAAACTATGATGTGGTTTACATTGGAGGTCCGGTTTGGGCTGGAAAAGCTGCTAATCCAGTGATTTCATATTTAAAGCAAAACGAAGGAAACTTCAAAAACATAAAATTCTTTTTGACTGCCGGAAGCAGTGGATTTGAAAACAGTTTCAAGCAGATGGAAAACTATTCAATAAAACCATCTAAAACATTGCAATTAACCACAAAAGAAGTCAAAAAAGAAGATTATAATCTAGATTCTTTTTTAGAGTAAGATAAAATGTCACTTGAAGAGTTTAAGGTAATTGATGCTTCAGCTCTTCCCATTGGTAAATTAATTACTATGATTGCAAGGGGCCATACCATATATCTGAATCATCATCTGGAAGATTTTGGAATAAATGCCTCCCAACTGCACTTGCTTTTTGAAATATCCCATCAAAAAAACATCAACCAGGAAAAAATTGCTACAAGATGCAACATCAACAAAGGTGCAGTTGCAAGATCAATTAAAAAATTGGAAGAAAAAGAACTTGTCATACGGGAAATTGATGATGAAAACCGAAGACAGAACAAGGTTTCATTAACATCAAAAGGCGAGGAAATCCTAAAGGAAAGTATAAATTTGCTTAATATCTGGGAAGACGAAGTTTTCAGTGAAGAGATAATAGAAAAAAAATTGTTACAACAAGTATTAAAGGAAATAGCTATTAAAACGATAGAGTTAAATCGAGAGGGGAGTAAAAATGGCTAATAATAAGAATAAAAATATTGAAATGATTACCGGAGATCCTAAAAAGGCAATAGTCAAACTGGCTATTCCAATGATGGTTTCCATGTTATTAATTATGTTATACAATATTGCGGACAGTATCTGGGTAGCTGGACTGGGTGCCGATGCTCTGGCCGCTGTCGGATTCATCACACCGTTATTTATGGTTTTGGTCGGATTGGGAAATGGTATTGGAGCAGGTGCAAACTCATTAATTGCAAGATACATCGGAGCAGAAAATTACAAACAGGCAAACAATGCAGGTTTGCATGGAATTGTACTGTCAATCATAGTTTCAGTTATTTTCACTATTTTAATTGAAGCGTTTATGGTTCCTATTCTTCAGTTTATGGGTGCCGGTGAAACAATACAGTATGCAATGGACTACAGTTATATAATCTTTGGATTTTTACTGGTGTTTGTATACTCTGGTGTTGCATCAGCAATATTTAGATCAGAAGGGGATATGAGAAGAGCAACAATAGCAATTGCAGTAACAGCTATAATGAATATTATTTTGGACCCGATTTTCATTTACATTTTAAACCTGGGAATTGCTGGTGCAGCATGGGCAACAGTTTTATCAGCAATATTGTCCTGTGTTGTTATGAGTTACTGGATATGGGGTAAAAAAGACTTATACTTGGATTTATCTCCTAAAAACTTTAATTATCAGTCAAGTATGATGCTGGATACTTTACAGGTTGCAATTCCATCCACATTAGAAACAATAGTCTTTTCAGCATTGGCAATCATTATCAATTCAATGCTTGTAATGGCTTCAGGAACAACCGCAGTAGCAGTGTATACCGCTTCAATGAGAATTGTACAATTGGCAATGATTCCATTAATAGGTCTTGGAACAGCTGTATTGACCGTTTCAGGTGTAGCATATGGAGCCCATAATCATGTAAACTTAAAGACTGCCCATTCCTATTCAATCAAGTTGGGCTTTGCAATATCAATTTTATTAGGTGCAGTAATGTTTATTTTCTCATCTCCAATTGCTACAATGTTTTCATATACTGAAGCAAGCGCTGCATTATCTCCACAGATTGCAACTGCAATATCCGTTCTAAGCCTGTTTGTATTGGCTATTCCGCATGGTATGATGTCCTCAATGATGTTTCAGGGAGTTGGAAAAGGAACATATTCCCTGCTTATTACACTTCTAAGATCACTGATTCTTGAAAGTGTATTTGCATACATTTTCTGCTTTATCTTCGGATGGGGATTACCTGGAATTTATGGTGGAGTGGTATTCGGCTGTTTTGTTGGAGGAACCGTCGGATACATCTGGGCTAAATTCTTCATAAGAAAATTCACCCAAATATCCATTAAAAAATATACACCACAGGAAAACTAGTTATCCAATAACTAGTTTTTTATACTTTTTTTAACTATAATTAATTATGGAATTCATAGTCAACAACAGAAAATATTCAATTCTAAACCATGAACTGTTCATTAATTATCTTATGGTAAACGAATATTTCAGGCAATATTCCAAATATGACTATGACATTCATTATGATTTTCTCGATTCAGTATTATCTAAGGAAAATATCGATTTTGATGATATATTGGAAGGAACTAAGTATTTGGAAGAACTGATTGAAAAAAATGAGATTGAATTTATACCTGCCGGTTTAATAATTGACCAGCATCTGAACGAGAATTTCAAGATAACATATCAGACACTTGAATTTAAAAATGTAAGGGTTGGAGAGGCAATTCCCTTGCTAATAGCACTGACCAGTCTTTTAAATCACAAGCCAATCATCACATTGTACCAGATTGATGAGGAATTGCACTATTTTTTAGAAAGATTTAGAAGTTATGGTAATGGCTAGATTTCATCTTCTGTATATCTTGGATTCAATGTGGAGCATGGTTTGATGTGACAGGTGCTTGTTTTTTTCCAATAGCAGTTGTTGCATGTTATGCATCTGCTCTCGCCGTTTCCTTCAAGCTGCCAGTCAACCAAAAAGCTAGGGTCATTTACAAATGGCCTTTGCATTGAAACAAAATCTATGTCTGTTTCGTTGATGAGTTCATTTATCTGATTTTGACTTTGTGCACCTCCACCAAGTATGACCGGAATACTAACGTTTTTGATAATTTCTTCTGTTGCTTCAATTAAAGGATTTTTTTCATGGTTTTCACGTGTGAAAAATGTTGGTGAACGTGGACGGGTTATCTGAAGTGAATCAACACCGTAGTTTTCAAGTATTTTACATACCTCAATTGTTTCTGATAATGTCATTCCATTGGTTGTGCCGTCAAATGCATTCAAACGGCAATTTATATGGAGCTTTGTGTTTTCCTTTATGACTTTAATCATCTCCAGAACAATTTTTAAACGGTTGAGTGTGCTGCCGCCATATCTGTCTTCACGTGAGTTAAAAGTAGGGTTAATGAACCTTGATAAAAAGTAATAGTTCCCAAGACCTAACTGAATACCGTCAAAACCTGCATAATCGAATTTTTGAGCTGCGATAATCATGTCAGTCTGGATTTTGCGAATATCCTCAACTGTAACGTCATCAACCTTGATGTTCTGTTCAGTTCTTTTGTTATATTGGACAAAACCTAACTGGGCAAAAATCGGCACATCATAGATATGCACAAGATCTGTCAGGTCACGGGCTTCACGTACAAATTGCTTGTAGTTGACGGTATTAGTGTATTTTGAAAAGACATCTCTTGGATAAAGAGAGTACAACTCAGTAAT
It encodes:
- a CDS encoding flavodoxin is translated as MKSLVVYYSRSNITKKLAENIADKINADIEEIIPKVNYQGKIGYARGGKDAMREKIIDLENLKYDPKNYDVVYIGGPVWAGKAANPVISYLKQNEGNFKNIKFFLTAGSSGFENSFKQMENYSIKPSKTLQLTTKEVKKEDYNLDSFLE
- a CDS encoding MarR family winged helix-turn-helix transcriptional regulator translates to MSLEEFKVIDASALPIGKLITMIARGHTIYLNHHLEDFGINASQLHLLFEISHQKNINQEKIATRCNINKGAVARSIKKLEEKELVIREIDDENRRQNKVSLTSKGEEILKESINLLNIWEDEVFSEEIIEKKLLQQVLKEIAIKTIELNREGSKNG
- a CDS encoding MATE family efflux transporter yields the protein MANNKNKNIEMITGDPKKAIVKLAIPMMVSMLLIMLYNIADSIWVAGLGADALAAVGFITPLFMVLVGLGNGIGAGANSLIARYIGAENYKQANNAGLHGIVLSIIVSVIFTILIEAFMVPILQFMGAGETIQYAMDYSYIIFGFLLVFVYSGVASAIFRSEGDMRRATIAIAVTAIMNIILDPIFIYILNLGIAGAAWATVLSAILSCVVMSYWIWGKKDLYLDLSPKNFNYQSSMMLDTLQVAIPSTLETIVFSALAIIINSMLVMASGTTAVAVYTASMRIVQLAMIPLIGLGTAVLTVSGVAYGAHNHVNLKTAHSYSIKLGFAISILLGAVMFIFSSPIATMFSYTEASAALSPQIATAISVLSLFVLAIPHGMMSSMMFQGVGKGTYSLLITLLRSLILESVFAYIFCFIFGWGLPGIYGGVVFGCFVGGTVGYIWAKFFIRKFTQISIKKYTPQEN
- a CDS encoding tRNA-dihydrouridine synthase, which codes for MKDLFDFCEFGDLKLNSRIVRTGLWESEREKTGNFTPEIYNRYENIAASGVGLIITELYSLYPRDVFSKYTNTVNYKQFVREARDLTDLVHIYDVPIFAQLGFVQYNKRTEQNIKVDDVTVEDIRKIQTDMIIAAQKFDYAGFDGIQLGLGNYYFLSRFINPTFNSREDRYGGSTLNRLKIVLEMIKVIKENTKLHINCRLNAFDGTTNGMTLSETIEVCKILENYGVDSLQITRPRSPTFFTRENHEKNPLIEATEEIIKNVSIPVILGGGAQSQNQINELINETDIDFVSMQRPFVNDPSFLVDWQLEGNGESRCITCNNCYWKKTSTCHIKPCSTLNPRYTEDEI